In Streptomyces sp. NBC_00433, a single genomic region encodes these proteins:
- the guaA gene encoding glutamine-hydrolyzing GMP synthase yields MASATPAAPDPSTEAATDTVLVVDFGAQYAQLIARRVREARVYSEIVPSTMPVAEMLAKGPKAVILSGGPSSVYEPGAPTLDRALFEAGVPVFGMCYGFQLMATTLGGTVDNTGAREYGRTELTVSRPASTLFEGTPDEQSVWMSHGDACSAAPEGFTVTASTDVVPVAAFENDEKRLYGVQYHPEVLHTAHGQQILEHFLYRGAGLAPTWTTTNVVDEQVALIRAQVGSSRAICGLSGGVDSAVAAALVQKAIGSQLTCVYVDHGLMRKGETEQVEKDFVAATGVQLKVVDASERFLAALAGVSDPEQKRKIIGREFIRVFEQAQAEIVAEAPGDHPVEFLVQGTLYPDVVESGGGTGTANIKSHHNVGGLPEDLEFQLVEPLRKLFKDEVRMVGQELGLPEEIVQRQPFPGPGLGIRIVGEVTRDRLDLLREADAIAREELTAAGLDREIWQCPVVLLADVRSVGVQGDGRTYGHPIVLRPVSSEDAMTADWSRLPYDTLARISTRITNEVKDVNRVTLDITSKPPGTIEWE; encoded by the coding sequence GTGGCATCTGCGACCCCCGCCGCCCCCGACCCCAGCACCGAGGCCGCGACGGACACCGTCCTCGTCGTCGACTTCGGGGCGCAGTATGCCCAGCTCATCGCCCGCCGGGTGCGTGAGGCGCGGGTCTACAGCGAGATCGTGCCCTCGACCATGCCGGTCGCCGAGATGCTGGCCAAGGGCCCGAAGGCGGTCATCCTGTCCGGCGGCCCCTCGTCGGTCTACGAGCCGGGCGCGCCGACGCTGGACCGGGCGCTGTTCGAGGCCGGGGTGCCGGTCTTCGGCATGTGCTACGGCTTCCAGCTGATGGCGACGACGCTGGGCGGCACCGTCGACAACACCGGGGCGCGCGAATACGGGCGTACGGAGCTGACCGTGTCCAGGCCCGCCTCGACGCTCTTCGAGGGCACCCCCGACGAGCAGTCGGTGTGGATGTCGCACGGCGACGCGTGCTCGGCCGCGCCCGAGGGCTTCACCGTGACCGCGTCCACCGACGTCGTCCCGGTCGCCGCCTTCGAGAACGACGAGAAGCGGCTCTACGGCGTGCAGTACCACCCCGAGGTGCTGCACACCGCGCACGGCCAGCAGATCCTCGAGCACTTCCTCTACCGCGGCGCGGGCCTGGCCCCGACCTGGACGACCACCAACGTGGTGGACGAGCAGGTCGCGCTGATCCGCGCCCAGGTCGGCAGCAGCCGGGCGATCTGCGGCCTGTCCGGCGGCGTCGACTCCGCTGTCGCGGCCGCCCTGGTCCAGAAGGCCATCGGCAGCCAGCTGACCTGCGTCTACGTCGACCACGGGCTGATGCGCAAGGGCGAGACCGAGCAGGTCGAGAAGGACTTCGTGGCCGCGACCGGGGTGCAGCTCAAGGTCGTGGACGCCTCCGAGCGCTTCCTGGCCGCGCTGGCCGGGGTGTCCGACCCGGAGCAGAAGCGCAAGATCATCGGCCGGGAGTTCATCCGGGTCTTCGAGCAGGCGCAGGCCGAGATCGTGGCCGAGGCGCCCGGCGACCACCCGGTGGAATTCCTGGTCCAGGGCACCCTCTACCCCGACGTGGTGGAGTCCGGCGGCGGCACCGGCACCGCCAACATCAAGTCCCACCACAATGTCGGCGGCCTCCCCGAGGACCTGGAATTCCAGCTGGTCGAACCGCTGCGCAAGCTCTTCAAGGACGAGGTCAGGATGGTCGGCCAGGAGCTGGGCCTGCCCGAGGAGATCGTCCAGCGGCAGCCCTTCCCCGGCCCCGGCCTGGGCATCCGCATCGTCGGCGAGGTCACCCGCGACCGCCTCGACCTGCTCCGCGAGGCCGACGCGATCGCCCGCGAGGAGCTGACCGCGGCCGGCCTCGACCGGGAGATCTGGCAGTGCCCCGTCGTGCTGCTCGCCGACGTCCGCTCGGTCGGCGTCCAGGGCGACGGCCGCACCTACGGCCACCCCATCGTGCTGCGCCCGGTCTCCTCCGAGGACGCGATGACCGCCGACTGGTCCCGGCTGCCCTACGACACCCTGGCCCGTATCTCCACCCGCATCACCAACGAGGTCAAGGACGTCAACCGGGTCACGCTCGACATCACGAGCAAGCCGCCGGGCACCATCGAGTGGGAGTAG
- a CDS encoding GMC family oxidoreductase, with translation MSQDDGKDSGRGEDYDVLVIGSGFGGAVSALRLTEKGYRVGVLEAGRRFARDELPRNSWDVRNYLWAPALGLYGIQRIHVLGNVLVLAGAGVGGGSLNYANTLYVPPAAFFQDRQWGHITDWQQELAPYYDQARRMLGVRLNPTVTPSDVHLRAAAEQMGVGDTFHLAPVGVFFGDGQDADGRQKAAPGEEVPDPYFGGAGPSRRACTECGECMTGCRHGAKNTLNENYLHLAQRAGAVVHPMTTVVDLAEDPEGGYRVTAVPTDRRKKGERRVLRAGQVVVAAGTYGTQTLLHAMRDAGRLPGMSARLGELTRTNSEALVGAQTTPGRYRRKHPDRPLDFTRGVAITSSVHPNDHTHIEPVRYGRGSNSMGSLSLLAAPYRGRVPRWLEFLGNNAKHPVLALRSLSNYRWSERTIIGLVMQTSDNSLATYRKAKGLGKGLLTARQGHGEPNPVHIPEGAQAARLIAEQINGFPGSNVGEATQRPMTAHFLGGCPIGEDAEHGVIDPYHRLFGHPGIHVVDGAAVSANLGVNPSLTITAQAERAMSLWPNRGEADPRPAQGEAYRRIAAVRPVAPVVPEDAFGGLRLPLLPIPAVPPARTVSGE, from the coding sequence GTGTCACAGGACGACGGCAAGGACAGCGGCCGCGGGGAGGACTACGACGTCCTCGTCATCGGCTCCGGCTTCGGCGGCGCCGTCTCGGCGCTGCGGCTGACCGAGAAGGGCTACCGGGTCGGCGTGCTGGAGGCGGGCCGCCGCTTCGCCCGCGACGAACTGCCCAGGAATTCCTGGGACGTCAGGAACTACCTGTGGGCGCCCGCTCTCGGCCTCTACGGCATCCAGCGCATCCATGTCCTCGGCAATGTGCTGGTGCTGGCGGGCGCCGGGGTGGGCGGCGGGTCGCTGAATTACGCCAACACCCTCTACGTGCCGCCCGCGGCCTTCTTCCAGGACCGCCAGTGGGGCCACATCACCGACTGGCAGCAGGAGTTGGCGCCGTATTACGACCAGGCGCGGCGCATGCTCGGCGTGCGGCTCAATCCCACGGTGACGCCCTCCGACGTGCATCTGCGGGCGGCCGCCGAGCAGATGGGCGTCGGCGACACCTTCCACCTGGCCCCGGTCGGCGTCTTCTTCGGCGACGGGCAGGACGCGGACGGCCGGCAGAAGGCGGCGCCCGGCGAGGAGGTCCCCGATCCGTACTTCGGCGGGGCGGGGCCGTCCAGGCGGGCGTGCACCGAGTGCGGGGAGTGCATGACCGGGTGCCGGCACGGTGCCAAGAACACCCTCAACGAGAACTACCTGCACCTGGCGCAGCGGGCCGGCGCGGTCGTCCATCCGATGACCACCGTCGTCGACCTGGCCGAGGATCCCGAGGGCGGCTACCGGGTGACCGCCGTGCCCACCGACCGCCGCAAGAAGGGTGAGCGGCGGGTGCTGCGGGCCGGGCAGGTGGTGGTCGCGGCGGGCACGTACGGCACGCAGACGCTGCTGCACGCGATGCGGGACGCGGGCCGGCTGCCCGGGATGTCGGCCCGGCTCGGCGAGCTGACCCGGACGAATTCCGAGGCGCTGGTCGGCGCCCAGACCACGCCGGGCCGCTACCGCAGGAAGCACCCGGACCGGCCGCTGGACTTCACCCGGGGCGTGGCGATCACCTCGTCGGTGCACCCCAACGACCACACCCACATCGAGCCGGTCCGCTACGGCCGCGGCTCCAACTCGATGGGCTCGCTGTCGCTGCTGGCGGCGCCCTACCGCGGCAGGGTGCCGCGCTGGCTGGAATTCCTCGGCAACAACGCCAAGCACCCGGTGCTCGCCCTCCGCTCGCTGTCCAACTACCGCTGGTCGGAGCGTACGATCATCGGCCTGGTCATGCAGACAAGCGACAACTCGCTGGCGACCTACCGCAAGGCCAAGGGCCTGGGCAAGGGGCTGCTGACGGCGCGGCAGGGCCACGGCGAGCCCAACCCGGTGCACATCCCCGAGGGTGCGCAGGCGGCCCGGCTGATCGCCGAACAGATCAACGGTTTCCCCGGCAGCAATGTCGGCGAGGCCACGCAGCGCCCGATGACCGCGCACTTCCTGGGCGGCTGCCCGATCGGCGAGGACGCCGAGCACGGTGTGATCGACCCCTACCACCGGCTCTTCGGGCACCCGGGCATCCACGTGGTGGACGGCGCGGCCGTGTCGGCGAATCTCGGTGTGAACCCGTCGCTGACCATCACCGCGCAGGCGGAGCGGGCGATGTCGCTGTGGCCGAACAGGGGCGAGGCGGACCCGCGGCCCGCCCAGGGCGAGGCCTACCGCAGGATCGCCGCGGTCAGGCCGGTCGCCCCGGTCGTGCCGGAGGACGCCTTCGGCGGTCTGCGGCTGCCGCTGCTGCCGATTCCGGCGGTGCCGCCGGCGCGGACCGTTTCCGGCGAATAG
- a CDS encoding DoxX family membrane protein: protein MRDTIDSWRETARRHALLPLRVFLGVTFIYAGLDKLTSDTFFSDGANGSLVQILHGSHDSAAIPGMIDLALKAPHPFGYAIALGELAVGLGTLFGLLGRVAAAGGAAISLSLWLTVSWSTSPYYYGNDLAYLMAWLPLVLAGAPTVSLDWWLRRRRQAGAVPGMRTAEATGAAAHGGPVRTAPPA, encoded by the coding sequence ATGCGCGACACCATCGACAGCTGGCGGGAGACCGCCCGGCGCCATGCCCTGCTGCCGTTGCGGGTCTTCCTCGGGGTGACCTTCATCTACGCCGGCCTGGACAAGCTGACCAGCGACACCTTCTTCTCCGACGGTGCCAACGGGTCGCTGGTGCAGATCCTGCACGGGTCGCACGACTCGGCCGCGATCCCCGGGATGATCGACCTCGCGCTGAAGGCGCCGCACCCCTTCGGGTACGCCATAGCGCTCGGTGAGCTGGCGGTCGGCCTCGGGACGCTGTTCGGGCTGCTCGGGCGGGTGGCGGCGGCCGGCGGTGCGGCGATCTCGCTGAGCCTGTGGCTGACCGTGAGCTGGTCCACCTCGCCGTACTACTACGGCAACGACCTGGCCTATCTGATGGCGTGGCTGCCGCTGGTGCTCGCCGGGGCGCCCACCGTGTCCCTCGACTGGTGGCTGCGCCGCCGCCGGCAGGCCGGGGCCGTGCCGGGGATGCGCACCGCGGAGGCTACGGGCGCCGCCGCGCACGGCGGGCCCGTACGGACCGCGCCGCCTGCGTGA
- a CDS encoding succinic semialdehyde dehydrogenase, whose translation MTDSPELAEAIAPQDGNPAAPLGSRVAGDVVTPEVLARLTRGLPGETRTVSHTPLTGERLAEFPEASPEDVAEAFARARRAQAAWARTPVRRRAAVLLGFHDLVLERQAEVLDLIQVETGKARLHAHEEVQVVAMAARHYGRRAPAYLGPKRHQGAIPTLTRTVELRQPRGVVGQIAPWNYPFELSVGDALPALVAGNAVVMKPDTETALTALWAREQMIEAGLPEGVWQIVIGDGPVVGPAVVDHADYVSFTGSTRTGREVAQRAAARLVGASLELGGKNALLVLRDADLDKAADGAVRACFASAGQLCISIERLFVDESVADAFLARFAAKTKALKLGTALAYGAGMGSLVGRRQLDVVTRHVDEAREKGAKVLAGGRARPDIGPYVYEPTILDGVEAPMAVCAEETFGPVVSVYRFRDEDEAVERANSTDYGLNSSVWTRDTRRGARIAARLRSGTVNVNEAYAAAYGSVRAPMGGMKDSGLGRRHGSEGILKFTEAQTVATQRLLPMAPAFGMDDEKYAAFLTRSLRLMKKLRMR comes from the coding sequence GGACGGGAACCCGGCCGCGCCACTCGGGTCGCGGGTCGCGGGGGATGTCGTCACACCGGAGGTGCTGGCACGGCTGACGCGCGGGCTGCCGGGGGAGACCAGGACGGTGAGCCATACGCCGCTCACCGGCGAGCGGCTCGCCGAGTTTCCGGAGGCGTCGCCCGAGGACGTCGCGGAGGCCTTCGCGAGGGCCCGCCGCGCCCAGGCGGCCTGGGCCCGGACGCCGGTCCGCCGCAGGGCCGCGGTGCTGCTCGGATTCCACGACCTGGTCCTGGAGCGGCAGGCCGAGGTGCTCGACCTCATCCAGGTCGAGACGGGCAAAGCCCGCCTGCACGCGCACGAGGAGGTGCAGGTCGTCGCGATGGCGGCGCGGCACTACGGGCGCAGGGCCCCGGCGTATCTGGGGCCGAAGCGGCACCAGGGCGCGATCCCGACGCTCACCCGTACGGTGGAGCTGCGGCAGCCGCGCGGGGTGGTGGGGCAGATCGCCCCGTGGAATTACCCGTTCGAGCTGTCGGTCGGGGACGCCCTGCCCGCCCTGGTCGCGGGCAATGCCGTGGTGATGAAGCCGGACACCGAGACCGCGCTGACCGCGCTGTGGGCGCGCGAGCAGATGATCGAGGCGGGGCTGCCCGAGGGCGTGTGGCAGATCGTGATCGGCGACGGGCCGGTCGTGGGGCCCGCCGTGGTCGACCACGCGGACTACGTGTCCTTCACCGGCTCGACCCGCACGGGTCGCGAGGTGGCGCAGCGCGCGGCCGCCCGGCTGGTCGGGGCGAGCCTGGAGCTGGGCGGCAAGAACGCGCTGCTGGTGCTGCGCGACGCGGACCTGGACAAGGCCGCGGACGGCGCGGTCCGCGCCTGCTTCGCCTCGGCGGGCCAACTGTGCATCTCCATCGAGCGGTTGTTCGTCGACGAGTCCGTGGCGGACGCCTTCCTGGCCCGCTTCGCCGCCAAGACCAAGGCGTTGAAGCTGGGCACGGCGCTGGCGTACGGCGCGGGCATGGGATCGCTGGTGGGCCGGCGGCAGTTGGACGTGGTGACGCGCCATGTGGACGAGGCGCGCGAGAAGGGCGCGAAGGTGCTGGCGGGCGGCCGGGCGCGGCCGGACATCGGGCCTTACGTCTACGAGCCGACGATCCTGGACGGCGTCGAGGCGCCGATGGCGGTGTGCGCGGAGGAGACCTTCGGGCCGGTCGTCTCGGTCTACCGCTTCCGTGACGAGGACGAGGCGGTCGAGCGGGCCAACTCCACCGACTACGGCCTCAATTCCAGCGTCTGGACCAGGGACACCCGGCGCGGCGCCCGTATCGCGGCCCGGCTGCGCTCGGGCACGGTGAATGTCAACGAGGCCTACGCCGCCGCCTATGGCAGTGTGCGCGCCCCGATGGGCGGCATGAAGGACTCGGGGCTCGGCCGCAGGCACGGCTCGGAGGGCATCCTGAAGTTCACCGAGGCCCAGACCGTCGCCACGCAGCGGCTGCTTCCCATGGCGCCCGCCTTCGGCATGGACGACGAGAAATACGCGGCCTTCCTGACCCGTTCGCTGCGGCTCATGAAGAAGCTCCGGATGCGCTGA